Proteins from one candidate division WOR-3 bacterium genomic window:
- a CDS encoding FAD/NAD(P)-binding protein yields the protein MANIYQPISAEILEVIEETPNIRTFVLKPEQEVPFLAGQFVELTIPGHGEAPFTPSSSHFERETLEMTIMKVGRATSALFKLGPGDFVGIRGPYGQRYPLEKFEGRDIYIVGGGVGLAPLRALFLALTHEIHKYKRIYLRYGARTPADIVYKRLIPKWEKMDKVDVELSVDAADEKWMKKVGVVTCLMDEIPCDEKTSIAVVCGPPIMMKFVTRRLLEAGFDGRNVYLSMEMNMSCGLGQCGHCKLGPYFTCKDGPVLTWDQIKDIPDPFV from the coding sequence GTGGCCAATATCTATCAGCCGATAAGTGCCGAGATTCTCGAGGTAATTGAAGAGACTCCGAATATCAGGACCTTCGTGCTGAAGCCGGAGCAAGAGGTGCCGTTTCTGGCCGGGCAGTTTGTCGAGCTGACGATACCGGGTCATGGTGAAGCGCCATTCACGCCCTCTTCCTCGCACTTCGAGCGCGAAACGCTTGAGATGACGATAATGAAGGTCGGCCGGGCAACAAGTGCGCTCTTCAAGCTCGGGCCCGGGGACTTTGTCGGCATCAGGGGACCGTACGGCCAGCGCTATCCGTTGGAGAAGTTTGAGGGCCGGGATATATATATTGTCGGCGGCGGTGTGGGTCTGGCACCGCTGCGAGCGCTGTTTCTGGCTCTGACGCATGAGATTCACAAGTACAAGCGGATTTACCTGCGTTACGGCGCGCGGACACCGGCTGACATCGTTTATAAGCGGCTTATCCCGAAATGGGAGAAAATGGACAAGGTTGACGTTGAGCTGTCAGTGGATGCCGCAGACGAAAAGTGGATGAAGAAGGTCGGTGTTGTCACCTGTCTCATGGACGAGATTCCGTGTGATGAGAAGACAAGTATTGCAGTCGTGTGCGGGCCGCCGATAATGATGAAGTTTGTGACCCGGCGGCTGCTCGAAGCTGGCTTTGACGGCCGGAACGTGTATCTCTCGATGGAGATGAACATGTCGTGCGGCCTGGGTCAGTGCGGGCACTGCAAACTCGGCCCATACTTTACCTGCAAGGACGGTCCGGTCTTGACCTGGGATCAGATAAAGGACATCCCGGATCCGTTTGTCTAG